From the Candidatus Omnitrophota bacterium genome, the window AATTTCATCAGTTTTTTCTATGGATAATAACTTAGAATGGCGACTATCGAAGTAAGATTTGGCAAGAAGCACCTCTCTCGAAAGACTGCTTTTAATTCGATTGTAGGTATTATCTTGTAAATTATTCTTTAAATAGATATAAACAAAAGAAAGGATAAAAATATTAATTACAATAATAATTAGTGTGAGCTTATATTGAATAGGGAGCCTAATTTTATTCATCATTATTTAAGCAATAGCCATAGCCTCTAACCGTCTCAATTAATTTTCCAAGTTTACCTAATTTTTGGCGTAAGCGCTTTATATGTGTGTCAATTGTTCTTGTTGTCACATCTGAACTCAATCCCCACACATCCTCTAAAAGCTGATCTCTAGACTGAACTCGTCCTTTTCTAGACATCAAAGTTTCTAAAAGCTTAAACTCCATTGCTGTCAGCTTGACTTCCTTATTTCTAACTTTTACCTTATGGCGAGGCTTATCAATCACAATTTCTTTAAATTCAAAAATATCTTTTTCTGACTCCTCTGGGATTCCTCTTTTTAATATAGCTTTGACTCTTAAAACCAACTCTCTTGGACTAAAAGGCTTTACAATATAATCATCTGCCCCAAGCTCAAATCCGATAATGCGATCAACTTCTTCCCCTTTTGCTGTTAACATAACAACTGGAATTGAAGCTGTTCTTTTGTCCTGCTTGATTTGTTTACATGTTTCTAATCCATCCATTTTAGGCAACATGATATCTAAAATGATCAAATCAACAGGCTGCGTATCTAAAATATCCAACGCCTCTTCACCAGTAATAGTTGATTGACAGCTAAACCCGGCTTTTTCTAAATTATACCTCACAAGCTTCGAGATATTTTTATCATCTTCAACTATTAGGATATTTTTATTCGGCATTTTCGCACCCCTTTAATGATATAAACAATATTATCACACCCTTTTAATATTAACAAATATAATAGGTATCGTCATTTTATTAAGTATATAAAATTCATGTGAATTTTATATGACATTTATGTAATTTCTTCGTGAATTAAAAAAGGTGAGAGCTTAAAGAATCTATAGGCTCCGAGTTTTTTGACTTTTAAGAATTATTGACATTGCTTATAATTTCCAGATTGCTTTATGTTGACAGCGATTAGATAATGCTATTCTTGTGAATATTGCCAAATTTCCAAGAATTCTAGCGATCACTCCATAATTCTATTAAAGAATTATTCATAACAGCACTTTTAGGAAGCAATTTTATAAAATTCTGGCGTAAACTATAGGTATAAGATCCTTGCGTTGGAATCATTAAAACATCACCAACTTCAATACCTTTTCCAAAATATGAAAAACCCCAAATATCATGCGGAGTACAAAGCGATCCAAACACCATGCAGGGCTTTTCCTCTAAAGAAGGTTGACTTAAGTTAATAACAGGAAAATAATCGATCTCAAAACGCTCCCACCCAATCATGTTGGTGCCACCATCAGTAACAACAACATCTTTATCCTTTTTATCGATGACCTCTAATAAAATATGCATAACTTCATGACTAATCCATCGTCCAGGCTCTAAATAAATATCGCAATCTATATATTTAAATATGTGTTGATCAAGCGCGTCAGCAAGATCCTGAGCAAATTCTTCAATTGATATTGAAGGCAAGCATCGATGATCCATCCCCTCGCTCATCTGAGGAACGAGACATTGCTTTAATTTTCCCTCAGGAGTTGAGCTTGGTTGCATCCACTCGCCCTGGGCAGGCCAATAACCTCCACCAACATCAACAAAATCAATTTCTTGAACAACTGATTTGTCCATTTGCAAAAAAGCCTTACCCAAGCGCTCAAGAAAAGCAATCTGCTTATTTGCATCAAGATTCCAGCTCGAATGAAACTGCAATCCGCATAGTTCAACATGAGAACATTCTTTCGCTTTACCAAAGAAACAATCTAATTTATCCAGAGGAACGCCAAACTTTCTCCATAAACCGTTTTCTTCATTCATTAAGCGAACACCTGCTTTTATTTTTATATCTTTTCTACAAGCTACCTTTTGAAGACGATCTAATTCGCCAAAGCTGTCAAGAAGAACAGTGACGACCTTAGAATGATGACATGCAAACTCAAGCTCAAAATCCGTTTTTCCTGGTCCGCTAAAAATAACCGACTTTGGATTATATTTCACCGCACATCTCAATTCTTCTGCGCTTGAAACATCTATTCCGTACCCCTCTTCAACAAGAGTTTCAATCATAACAGGATGATTATTGCTTTTCATCGCATAAAAAAATGACACCTGTGAAATTCTGCTCTTAAAAGCCCTATAAAATTCCTGCGCCTTACTTCTTAACGCCAACTGATCAAAAAGATACAATGGAGATCCTTTTTCTCTACAAACATCAAGATAGTCATTTTTCTTTTTTAAATATTTATCGACAAAAGCACACAGCGCTTCTTTATCCATCAATGGCGTTTTAATTCTTAAGATTTCTTGAGCTTTATCTAAATATTCTTGTTCATCCATATATTATTCTATCTCAACAATCAGTTTCTGCGACAACTCTATACATTGGTCTTCAACTGACTTATCCAAATCTGGCTTAAAAATAACATATCCTAATATTCGTGTATCATAATCTTCAGGAGGAAGCTTAATCATGTCGCCCTTGGCACACCTTAAGCGACACTCTACGACTCGCGAATCACTATCAATAGCTTTCGCGTCAATCAT encodes:
- a CDS encoding decarboxylase, whose protein sequence is MDEQEYLDKAQEILRIKTPLMDKEALCAFVDKYLKKKNDYLDVCREKGSPLYLFDQLALRSKAQEFYRAFKSRISQVSFFYAMKSNNHPVMIETLVEEGYGIDVSSAEELRCAVKYNPKSVIFSGPGKTDFELEFACHHSKVVTVLLDSFGELDRLQKVACRKDIKIKAGVRLMNEENGLWRKFGVPLDKLDCFFGKAKECSHVELCGLQFHSSWNLDANKQIAFLERLGKAFLQMDKSVVQEIDFVDVGGGYWPAQGEWMQPSSTPEGKLKQCLVPQMSEGMDHRCLPSISIEEFAQDLADALDQHIFKYIDCDIYLEPGRWISHEVMHILLEVIDKKDKDVVVTDGGTNMIGWERFEIDYFPVINLSQPSLEEKPCMVFGSLCTPHDIWGFSYFGKGIEVGDVLMIPTQGSYTYSLRQNFIKLLPKSAVMNNSLIELWSDR
- a CDS encoding response regulator transcription factor, producing MPNKNILIVEDDKNISKLVRYNLEKAGFSCQSTITGEEALDILDTQPVDLIILDIMLPKMDGLETCKQIKQDKRTASIPVVMLTAKGEEVDRIIGFELGADDYIVKPFSPRELVLRVKAILKRGIPEESEKDIFEFKEIVIDKPRHKVKVRNKEVKLTAMEFKLLETLMSRKGRVQSRDQLLEDVWGLSSDVTTRTIDTHIKRLRQKLGKLGKLIETVRGYGYCLNNDE